One region of Syngnathus scovelli strain Florida chromosome 15, RoL_Ssco_1.2, whole genome shotgun sequence genomic DNA includes:
- the acaca gene encoding acetyl-CoA carboxylase 1 isoform X13: protein MAKQEHPAKKHPSMAAVHPHFIVGSVSEENSEDEIQGKPDVQLEEKEGRSLSPSSGSSDSTNDMSFEHIDGSLHNNLRPSMSGLHLMKQNRDRRRIDLQRDFTVASPAEFVTRFGGNKVIEKVLIANNGIAAVKCMRSIRRWAYEMFRNERAIRFVVMVTPEDLKANAEYIKIADHYVPVPGGTNNNNYANVELILDIAKRIPVQAVWAGWGHASENPKLPELLHKNGIAFMGPPSQAMWALGDKIASSIVAQTAGIPTLPWSGAGLTVEWSEGNPKKPNISVPHDLYELGCIQDVDNGLEAAEKIGYPVMVKASEGGGGKGIRKVNCADDFPNLYRQVQAEVPGSPVFVMQLAKHARHLEVQILADQYGNAISLFGRDCSVQRRHQKIIEEAPATIATSDVFEDMERCAVKLAKMVGYVSAGTVEYLYSQDGSFYFLELNPRLQVEHPCTEMVADVNLPAAQLQIAMGIPLHRIKDIRMLYGTQPWGDSPIDFESLSTVASPRGHVIAARITSENPDEGFKPSSGTVQELNFRSNKNVWGYFSVAAAGGLHEFADSQFGHCFSWGENREEAISNMVVALKELSIRGDFRTTVEYLIKLLETETFQRNTIDTGWLDRLISEKMQAERPDTMLGLVSGALHVADVTLRNSVSIFLHSLERGQVLPAHTLLNTVDVELIYECVKYILTVTRQSPNSYVLIMNHSTVEVDVHRLSDGGLLLSYDGSSYTTYMKEEVDRYRITIGNKTCVFEKENDPSLLRSPSAGKLIQYTVEDGGHVFAGQCYAEIEVMKMVMTLTAVESGCIHYVKRAGASLDPGCVIAKLQLDDPTRVQQADLHTGTLPSTQAVALRGEKLHRVFHNTLDHLVHVMNGYCLPEPFFSAKLKEWVERLMKTMRDPSLPLLELQDIMTSVSGRIPPAVEKAIKKEMAQYASNITSVLCQFPSQQIANILDSHAATLNKKSEREVFFMNTQSIVQLVQKYRSGIRGYMKAVVIDLLRQYLKVEIQFQNGHYDKCVFALREENKGDMANVLNYIFSHAQVTKKNLLVTMLIDQLCGRDPTLTEELMAMLTEFTQLSKTTNAKVALRARQVLIASHLPSYELRHNQVESIFLSAIDMYGHQFCIENLQKLILSETSIFDVLPNFFYHSNQVVRMAALEVYVRRAYIAYELNSVQHRQLKDNTCIVEFQFMLPSSHPNRQSKLSRLQYLVLARHPRGHCCHK from the exons ATGGCAAAACAGGAACATCCTGCCAAGAAGCACCCATCTATGGCAGCGGTACACCCCCATTTTATCGTGGGATCGGTGTCCGAGGAGAATTCAGAAGATGAAATCCAAGGGAAGCCGGATGTGCAgctggaggagaaggagggtCGTTCTTTGTCACCCTCATCCGGGAGCTCGGATAGTACCAATGACATGAGCTTTGAACACATTGATGGCTCCCTGCACAACAATTTAAG GCCGAGTATGTCTGGGCTGCACTTGATGAAGCAAAATCGCGACCGCCGAAGAATTGACCTGCAGAGGGACTTCACTGTGGCATCTCCTGCTGAGTTTGTCACACGTTTTGGTGGCAACAAGGTCATTGAGAAG GTGCTTATTGCCAATAATGGCATTGCCGCAGTCAAGTGCATGCGCTCGATCCGCCGCTGGGCTTACGAGATGTTTCGGAACGAACGGGCAATTCGATTTGTGGTGATGGTGACCCCGGAGGACCTGAAGGCCAACGCTG AGTACATAAAAATAGCAGATCATTACGTGCCTGTGCCAGGGGGGACTAATAACAACAACTATGCCAATGTGGAGCTCATTTTGGACATAGCAAAACGAATACCTGTGCAG GCTGTGTGGGCTGGATGGGGTCATGCCTCAGAGAACCCCAAACTGCCAGAGCTGCTCCATAAGAACGGCATTGCTTTTATGG GCCCGCCCAGTCAGGCAATGTGGGCACTAGGTGATAAGATTGCTTCCTCCATCGTGGCTCAGACAGCTGGCATCCCCACTTTGCCATGGAGTGGAGCAG GCCTGACAGTGGAATGGTCCGAAGGCAATCCAAAGAAACCAAATATCAGCGTTCCTCATGACTTGTATGAACTCGGTTGCATCCAGGATGTAGACAACGGCTTGGAA GCTGCTGAAAAGATCGGCTACCCTGTTATGGTGAAGGCCTCAGAAGGAGGGGGAGGTAAAGGCATCCGTAAAGTCAATTGCGCGGATGATTTCCCAAACCTATACAGACAA GTCCAGGCAGAAGTTCCAGGTTCCCCTGTGTTCGTCATGCAGCTCGCTAAACATGCccgccacttggaggttcagatCTTGGCAGACCAATACGGCAATGCCATTTCCTTGTTCGGCAGAGATTGTTCAGTTCAGCGTCGACATCAGAAAATTATAGAGGAGGCGCCTGCTACCATTGCAACATCGGATGTCTTTGAGGATATGGAAAGG TGTGCTGTCAAGCTGGCAAAGATGGTGGGCTATGTGAGTGCGGGCACAGTGGAATACCTCTACAGCCAAGATGGCAGCTTCTACTTCCTGGAGCTCAACCCTCGTCTGCAGGTTGAACACCCCTGCACTGAGATGGTAGCTGATGTCAACTTACCCGCTGCCCAGCTGCAA ATTGCAATGGGCATCCCTCTTCACCGAATCAAAGACATCAGGATGCTTTATGGGACGCAGCCCTGGGGTGACTCTCCCATCGACTTTGAGAGTCTGTCGACAGTTGCCTCCCCACGAGGACATGTCATCGCAGCTCGTATCACCAGTGAAAATCCAGATGAG GGTTTCAAGCCAAGCTCAGGAACAGTACAAGAGCTGAACTTTCGCAGCAATAAGAACGTGTGGGGCTACTTCAGTGTTGCAGCTGCTGGTGGACTGCATGAGTTTGCAGACTCCCAATTTGGACACTGTTTTTCTTGGGGAGAGAATCGTGAAGAAGCCATCTC TAacatggtggtagctttgaaagaGCTGTCTATCCGAGGAGACTTTAGGACTACTGTGGAATACCTCATAAAGCTGCTGGAAACAGAAACCTTTCAGCGCAACACCATCGACACGGGCTGGCTGGATAGGCTGATCTCTGAGAAAATGCAG GCTGAGCGTCCTGACACGATGCTGGGACTTGTGAGTGGAGCTCTTCATGTGGCAGATGTTACTCTGAGGAACAGCGTGTCCATTTTCTTGCATTCTCTGGAGAG GGGTCAGGTGCtgccagcacacacacttctcAACACGGTGGATGTGGAGTTGATCTATGAATGTGTCAAGTACATCCTGACTGTGACTCGCCAATCTCCCAATTCGTATGTGCTAATCATGAACCACTCCACCGTCGAAGTGGATGTCCATCGGCTAAGCGATGGAGGTTTGTTGCTGTCCTATGATGGCAGCAGCTACACTACCTACATGAAGGAAGAGGTAGACag GTATCGCATCACCATAGGCAACAAGACCTGTGTTTTCGAAAAGGAGAACGACCCATCGCTGTTGCGATCTCCTTCGGCAGGAAAACTCATCCAGTACACAGTTGAGGACGGTGGTCATGTTTTTGCTGGCCAGTGTTATGCTGAAATAGAG GTGATGAAGATGGTCATGACCCTCACAGCTGTTGAGTCCGGTTGTATTCACTATGTGAAGAGGGCCGGAGCATCGCTGGATCCTGGTTGCGTCATCGCCAAACTTCAGCTCGATGACCCCACCCGGGTCCAACAG GCCGACCTGCATACAGGTACTTTGCCCTCGACCCAGGCCGTTGCTCTGCGAGGGGAGAAGCTGCATAGAGTTTTCCACAACACACTGGATCACCTTGTTCATGTCATGAATGGCTACTGTCTCCCTGAGCCATTCTTTAGCGCCAAG TTAAAAGAGTGGGTCGAAAGGCTGATGAAAACCATGCGTGACCCCTCGTTGCCGCTGCTGGAGCTTCAAGACATTATGACCAGCGTTTCAGGTCGCATCCCCCCTGCTGTGGAGAAAGCCATCAAGAAGGAGATGGCGCAGTATGCCAGCAACATCACCTCAGTGCTCTGCCAGTTCCCCAGTCAGCAG ATTGCAAACATCCTGGACAGTCATGCTGCAACTCTTAACAAGAAGTCCGAAAGAGAAGTCTTCTTTATGAACACGCAAAGCATTGTTCAGCTGGTGCAAAA ATATCGGAGTGGAATCCGAGGTTACATGAAGGCAGTGGTGATCGACTTGCTCCGACAATACCTGAAAGTAGAAATTCAGTTTCAGAATG GACACTATGACAAGTGTGTGTTTGCCCTGCGTGAAGAAAACAAAGGTGACATGGCAAATGTGCTCAACTACATCTTCTCCCATGCCCAAGTCACCAAAAAGAACCTGCTGGTTACAATGTTGATT GACCAGTTGTGTGGCCGTGATCCGACACTGACAGAAGAACTGATGGCGATGTTGACGGAATTCACCCAACTCAGCAAGACAACAAACGCAAAGGTGGCACTTCGTGCACGGCAG GTGTTGATAGCATCTCACCTCCCCTCTTATGAGCTCCGTCACAACCAAGTGGAGTCCATCTTCCTCTCTGCCATTGACATGTACGGCCACCAATTCTGTATTGAGAACCTCCAG AAACTGATCCTTTCCGAAACATCCATCTTCGATGTTTTACCCAACTTTTTCTACCACAGTAATCAGGTTGTCCGAATGGCCGCCCTTGAG GTGTATGTGCGCCGAGCGTACATCGCTTATGAGCTCAACAGCGTGCAGCATCGCCAGTTGAAGGACAACACGTGTATAGTTGAGTTCCAGTTCATGCTCCCAAGCTCACACCCAAACAG GCAATCAAAGCTCTCCCGCCTGCAGTACCTCGTGTTAGCTCGTCATCCTAGGGGGCACTGTTGCCATAAATAA
- the LOC125982144 gene encoding T-box transcription factor TBX2b-like isoform X1 yields MAYYPFQAQRPGALPLPSFLSASQVSFPPTLCIPAVASRSEVEPEQVGSEAGLHAALSRQHQAAQLRSLKNPQPGDGLCDDPKVTLESQDLWNEFHKMGTEMVITKSGRRMFPPFKVNVDGLNKASKYILLMDIVTVDDFRYKFHNSHWIVAGKADPEMPKRMYIHPDSPSKGEQWMSKPVAFHKLKLTNNISDKHGFTILNSMHKYQPRFHIVRANDIMKLPYSTFMTYVFPETEFIAVTAYQNEKITQLKIDNNPFAKGFRDTGNGRREKRNNPLNISPPDENKTYCPDSDDSWEQPRTSDPFHSPQESWAVTSMPTCQDDNNTGSDSDIELQGEDDGQAGHSWTESSSRLMVKSDKKEPAMLSKKFSMENESPQSCGSKIKDATSRMLLEAQSSPSFSAGHLQTVALSNSQQCLELGPSLKFHQGQMLMKTGAIQSTSMGNLLSSFSGVNGGVSSQNITSPSPFMFQLSQQVLVPQGLSLPPFGGLLSYPWSYLTSPAAMNSPLPTGSTTSAFLRNRTFHSALPWLRMSPYQIPASAISSQKLLTASWNSNEFEHNKLYSQGNSPGSDNHTNGKSRSEQSVSQKNVHVSSDGL; encoded by the exons ATGGCTTATTATCCTTTCCAAGCGcagagaccgggtgccttgcCCTTGCCATCCTTTCTTTCCGCCTcacaagtctcctttcctcccaCGCTGTGTATCCCGGCCGTGGCGTCCCGCTCCGAGGTTGAGCCAGAGCAGGTGGGCTCCGAGGCGGGACTGCACGCGGCTCTGAGCCGGCAGCACCAAGCTGCCCAGTTGCGCTCCTTGAAGAACCCGCAGCCAGGGGACGGGTTGTGCGATGATCCCAAAGTCACTCTGGAATCACAGGATTTATGGAACGAATTCCACAAAATGGGAACGGAGATGGTTATTACTAAATCGGGacg AAGGATGTTCCCACCTTTCAAAGTCAACGTTGATGGACTTAATAAAGCATCCAAATACATCTTACTAATGGACATTGTCACTGTTGATGACTTTCGTTATAAGTTTCACAATTCCCACTGGATAGTGGCCGGAAAAGCGGACCCGGAGATGCCGAAGCGCATGTACATTCATCCTGACAGTCCGTCCAAGGGAGAACAGTGGATGAGCAAACCAGTTGCATTCCATAAACTGAAACTCACCAATAATATATCGGATAAACATGGATTT ACAATTTTGAATTCAATGCATAAATACCAGCCCAGATTTCATATTGTGAGAGCCAACGACATCATGAAACTTCCATACAGCACGTTCATGACGTATGTTTTCCCGGAGACTGAATTTATTGCTGTCACTGCATATCAAAATGAGAAG ATTACCCAGCTAAAAATTGACAACAACCCATTTGCCAAAGGATTCAGGGACACAGGAAACGGGAGACGAGAAAAGAG GAATAATCCTTTAAACATCTCTCCGCCGGATGAGAACAAAACATACTGTCCTGATTCTGATGACTCATGGGAACAGCCTAGAACCAGTGACCCGTTTCACTCCCCTCAAGAATCATGGGCTGTGACATCCATGCCAACCTGTCAAG ATGACAACAACACTGGAAGCGATTCAGATATTGAGCTACAAGGTGAGGATGATGGTCAAGCCGGCCATTCTTGGACGGAATCTTCATCTCGGCTGATGGTGAAGAGTGACAAGAAGGAGCCGGCAATGTTGAGTAAGAAGTTTTCCATGGAGAATGAATCGCCACAAAGCTGCGGGAGTAAAATAAAAGATGCCACATCTCGTATGTTATTGGAAGCACAGAGCTCTCCATCATTCAGTGCCGGACATCTACAGACTGTTGCTCTATCCAACAGCCAGCAGTGTCTTGAGCTTGGACCATCGTTGAAGTTTCACCAGGGACAGATGTTGATGAAAACAGGGGCTATTCAGTCTACATCTATGGGAAATCTATTGTCCTCTTTCTCAGGAGTAAATGGTGGTGTATCTTCTCAAAACATCACCTCGCCATCTCCGTTTATGTTTCAGCTGTCACAGCAGGTATTGGTACCACAG GGACTCTCACTACCACCTTTTGGAGGATTGCTTTCATACCCGTGGAGCTACTTGACATCACCTGCCGCAATGAATTCACCGCTCCCAACTGGTTCCACAACATCAGCGTTTCTAAGAAACCGCACTTTTCACAGTGCTTTGCCATGGTTGCGGATGAGCCCCTATCAGATCCCAGCTTCTGCCATATCAAGCCAAAAGTTGCTGACAGCAAGTTGGAACTCAAATGAATTTGAGCACAACAAACTGTACAGTCAAGGGAATAGTCCAGGGTCTGATAATCACACCAATGGCAAGTCCAGAAGTGAGCAGAGTGTTTCACAAAAAAATGTTCACGTTTCCTCTGATGGACTCTAA
- the LOC125982144 gene encoding T-box transcription factor TBX2b-like isoform X2 translates to MAYYPFQAQRPGALPLPSFLSASQVSFPPTLCIPAVASRSEVEPEQVGSEAGLHAALSRQHQAAQLRSLKNPQPGDGLCDDPKVTLESQDLWNEFHKMGTEMVITKSGRRMFPPFKVNVDGLNKASKYILLMDIVTVDDFRYKFHNSHWIVAGKADPEMPKRMYIHPDSPSKGEQWMSKPVAFHKLKLTNNISDKHGFTILNSMHKYQPRFHIVRANDIMKLPYSTFMTYVFPETEFIAVTAYQNEKITQLKIDNNPFAKGFRDTGNGRREKRNNPLNISPPDENKTYCPDSDDSWEQPRTSDPFHSPQESWAVTSMPTCQDDNNTGSDSDIELQGEDDGQAGHSWTESSSRLMVKSDKKEPAMLRVNGGVSSQNITSPSPFMFQLSQQVLVPQGLSLPPFGGLLSYPWSYLTSPAAMNSPLPTGSTTSAFLRNRTFHSALPWLRMSPYQIPASAISSQKLLTASWNSNEFEHNKLYSQGNSPGSDNHTNGKSRSEQSVSQKNVHVSSDGL, encoded by the exons ATGGCTTATTATCCTTTCCAAGCGcagagaccgggtgccttgcCCTTGCCATCCTTTCTTTCCGCCTcacaagtctcctttcctcccaCGCTGTGTATCCCGGCCGTGGCGTCCCGCTCCGAGGTTGAGCCAGAGCAGGTGGGCTCCGAGGCGGGACTGCACGCGGCTCTGAGCCGGCAGCACCAAGCTGCCCAGTTGCGCTCCTTGAAGAACCCGCAGCCAGGGGACGGGTTGTGCGATGATCCCAAAGTCACTCTGGAATCACAGGATTTATGGAACGAATTCCACAAAATGGGAACGGAGATGGTTATTACTAAATCGGGacg AAGGATGTTCCCACCTTTCAAAGTCAACGTTGATGGACTTAATAAAGCATCCAAATACATCTTACTAATGGACATTGTCACTGTTGATGACTTTCGTTATAAGTTTCACAATTCCCACTGGATAGTGGCCGGAAAAGCGGACCCGGAGATGCCGAAGCGCATGTACATTCATCCTGACAGTCCGTCCAAGGGAGAACAGTGGATGAGCAAACCAGTTGCATTCCATAAACTGAAACTCACCAATAATATATCGGATAAACATGGATTT ACAATTTTGAATTCAATGCATAAATACCAGCCCAGATTTCATATTGTGAGAGCCAACGACATCATGAAACTTCCATACAGCACGTTCATGACGTATGTTTTCCCGGAGACTGAATTTATTGCTGTCACTGCATATCAAAATGAGAAG ATTACCCAGCTAAAAATTGACAACAACCCATTTGCCAAAGGATTCAGGGACACAGGAAACGGGAGACGAGAAAAGAG GAATAATCCTTTAAACATCTCTCCGCCGGATGAGAACAAAACATACTGTCCTGATTCTGATGACTCATGGGAACAGCCTAGAACCAGTGACCCGTTTCACTCCCCTCAAGAATCATGGGCTGTGACATCCATGCCAACCTGTCAAG ATGACAACAACACTGGAAGCGATTCAGATATTGAGCTACAAGGTGAGGATGATGGTCAAGCCGGCCATTCTTGGACGGAATCTTCATCTCGGCTGATGGTGAAGAGTGACAAGAAGGAGCCGGCAATGTTGA GAGTAAATGGTGGTGTATCTTCTCAAAACATCACCTCGCCATCTCCGTTTATGTTTCAGCTGTCACAGCAGGTATTGGTACCACAG GGACTCTCACTACCACCTTTTGGAGGATTGCTTTCATACCCGTGGAGCTACTTGACATCACCTGCCGCAATGAATTCACCGCTCCCAACTGGTTCCACAACATCAGCGTTTCTAAGAAACCGCACTTTTCACAGTGCTTTGCCATGGTTGCGGATGAGCCCCTATCAGATCCCAGCTTCTGCCATATCAAGCCAAAAGTTGCTGACAGCAAGTTGGAACTCAAATGAATTTGAGCACAACAAACTGTACAGTCAAGGGAATAGTCCAGGGTCTGATAATCACACCAATGGCAAGTCCAGAAGTGAGCAGAGTGTTTCACAAAAAAATGTTCACGTTTCCTCTGATGGACTCTAA